The following are encoded together in the Vigna angularis cultivar LongXiaoDou No.4 chromosome 9, ASM1680809v1, whole genome shotgun sequence genome:
- the LOC108346577 gene encoding uncharacterized protein LOC108346577, with protein sequence MGKIVNSTTKSSPRVADSAVLKNHIEADYDSENFIMIGSVPVPLPRKKVKFSLPWSPITRFKPKKISRRTRADLESAIPNNGHKCSVPSSNFENSNSPITKEVAEDSNLSNPHDESPHSNQCWAKKPDPVNKPHNSGTNSNHAAAVGGPMFDSSVNKPEFRPFDICFRGRRHHCLTKSALHGENKESRIEMYDERSEGWVLGPGMVLLKNFISHDGQVEIVRVCRELGLGPGGFYQPGYANGAKLRLKMMCLGMDWDPQTYKYGTKRVFDGSTPPSIPDQFSELVARSIKKAQSLAKMEYGVLHAEDILPSMTPDICIVNFYTNNGKLGLHQDRDESRESLQKGLPVVSFSIGDSADFLYGVRRNEEEAEWVMLESGDVLIFGGEFRHIFHGVPSILPNSAPKELFRDSGLSPGRLNLTFRQY encoded by the exons ATGGGTAAAATTGTCAATTCGACCACCAAGTCTTCACCACGTGTTGCAGACTCTGCTGTCCTCAAAAACCAT ATTGAAGCTGATTATGACAGTGAGAACTTTATTATGATTGGTAGTGTTCCAGTCCCGCTGCCTAGAAAGAAAGTGAAGTTTTCACTCCCTTGGTCACCTATTACTCgttttaaaccaaaaaaaatcaGCAGGAGAACTCGTGCTGATTTAGAATCAGCCATTCCTAATAATGGACACAAATGTAGTGTACCAAgctctaattttgaaaattctaaCTCACCCATTACAAAGGAAGTTGCGGAAGATTCTAACTTGTCAAATCCCCATGATGAATCGCCTCATAGCAATCAATGTTGGGCGAAGAAACCTGATCCTGTCAATAAACCTCATAATAGTGGCACCAATTCAAACCATGCTGCTGCAGTTGGTGGTCCCATGTTTGATTCTTCGGTTAACAAACCAGAGTTCAGACCATTTGACATTTGCTTTCGTGGAAGAAGACATCATTGTTTAACAAAATCTGCTTTGCATGGAGAAAACAAGGAAAGTAGAATTGAGATGTATGATGAAAGATCAGAAGGGTGGGTGTTGGGGCCTGGGATGGTTCTCTTGAAAAATTTCATAAGCCATGATGGACAG GTGGAGATAGTGAGAGTTTGTCGTGAACTTGGTCTAGGTCCTGGAGGATTCTATCAACCAGGATATGCAAATGGAGCGAAACTTCGGTTGAAGATGATGTGCCTTGGTATGGATTGGGATCCTCAGACCTATAAATATGGAACGAAACGGGTATTTGACGGTAGCACCCCACCTAGTATTCCCGATCAATTCAGTGAACTAGTTGCAAGATCAATCAAAAAAGCTCAATCTCTAGCTAAAATGGAATATGGAGTTCTTCATGCGGAGGACATTCTTCCTTCAATGACTCCTGACATCTGCATAGTCAACTTTTATACAAACAATGGAAAACTTGGTCTTCATCAA GATCGTGATGAAAGCAGAGAAAGTCTTCAGAAGGGATTGCCTGTTGTGTCTTTCTCTATTGGTGATTCTGCAGATTTTCTTTATGGGGTTAGGAGGAATGAAGAGGAGGCAGAGTGGGTAATGTTAGAATCCGGAGATGTGCTGATATTTGGTGGTGAATTTCGACATATTTTCCATGGTGTGCCATCAATCTTACCAAATTCAGCTCCGAAGGAATTGTTCAGAGATTCTGGGCTTTCTCCTGGTCGACTCAATCTTACATTCAGACAATATTAA
- the LOC128193896 gene encoding uncharacterized protein LOC128193896, whose product MSTPRDEWPQNRQCWRKKHDSNNKLYNRNNNSNYVAVGGQKLDSSVSKPKFRPYDICFYGKRNHGFVGASLYRENKESRIEIQKEWTKGSILRPGMVLLKNFISHDEQVEIVKVCRELGVGLGGFYQPGYENGAKLRLKMMCLGMDWDPQTYKYGNKRVFDGSTPPSIPNHFSKLVTRAIQEAQSLTENEYGACNVEDVLPSMTPDICIVNFYTENGKLGLHQDRDESRESLQKGLPVVSFSIGDSADFLYGDKRNVEEAKRVMLESGDVLIFGGESRHVFHGVPSVFPNSAPKELLRDSGLSRGRLNLTFRQY is encoded by the exons ATGTCAACTCCCCGTGATGAATGGCCTCAAAATAGACAATGTTGGAGAAAGAAACATGATTCTAACAATAAACTTTATAATAGAAACAACAATTCAAACTATGTTGCTGTTGGTGGTCAAAAGTTGGATTCTTCAGTTAGCAAGCCAAAGTTCAGACCATATGACATTTGCTTTTATGGAAAAAGAAATCATGGTTTTGTAGGAGCTAGTTTGTATCGAGAAAACAAGGAAAGTAGAATTGAGATTCAGAAGGAATGGACAAAAGGGTCAATTTTGAGACCTGGGATGGTTCTCTTGAAAAATTTCATTAGCCATGATGAGCAG GTGGAAATAGTGAAAGTTTGTCGCGAACTTGGTGTTGGTCTTGGAGGATTCTACCAACCAGGATATGAAAATGGAGCAAAACTTCGATTGAAGATGATGTGTCTTGGTATGGATTGGGATCCTCAAACCTATAAATATGGAAATAAACGAGTATTTGATGGTAGCACCCCACCTAGCATTCCCAATCACTTCAGTAAACTAGTTACAAGAGCAATCCAAGAAGCTCAGTCTCTGACTGAAAATGAATATGGAGCATGTAATGTGGAGGATGTTCTTCCTTCTATGACTCCTGATATTTGCATTGTCAATTTTTACACAGAAAATGGAAAGCTCGGTCTTCATCAG GATCGTGATGAAAGCAGAGAAAGTCTTCAGAAGGGGTTGCCTGTTGTATCCTTCTCTATTGGTGATTCCGCAGATTTTCTTTATGGGGATAAGAGGAACGTAGAGGAGGCAAAGAGGGTAATGCTAGAATCTGGAGATGTGCTGATATTTGGTGGTGAATCTCGACATGTTTTCCATGGTGTGCCATCAGTTTTTCCAAATTCAGCTCCAAAGGAATTGCTCAGAGATTCTGGGCTTTCTCGTGGTCGACTCAATCTTACATTCAGACAATATTAA